A window of Pirellula sp. SH-Sr6A contains these coding sequences:
- a CDS encoding PVC-type heme-binding CxxCH protein: MRIRIPAFVLSVVATLCIHTAGLRSAGYAQDGKKHVVFIAGRQSHDYGSHEHFAGSKILAEVVENSDSNVRCTVMRNGWPEDDRLLDQADAIVIYSDGGGGHPSLPHLPRLQKQMERGAGFVCIHYAVEVPKDRGGPEFLKWLGGYFETNWSVNPHWDAKFDTLPKHPITTGVKPFETRDEWYFHMRFPEGMKGVTPILSAVAPEHTMSRPDGPHSGNPDVRKEVAMKVPQHVAWATERPDGGRSFGFTGGHFHWNWGRTEQTKLVANAILWTAKAKIPDEGAVVAPKSVEQLKENQDETVPGGFDPKKIAESFRLTSAPVAGSDKASVAKLLFSTDTLTSKTPGHRVDAAVDIRGVKKLYLIVSSGRDGMACDWSNWVEPKLAGPSGEKSLLDLNWFTGSAEWGEPRKNANAEGGAMQVGGRIVSGIGTHAFSVIGFDLPAGYETFKAGCALDDGGVSQQNGQTTSVRFHVAAEGVPDGINDWGRNGSVQAVDRTPDKAVAGLQVADGLQASLAASEPMLKSLTNIDIDHRGRIWVCEVVNYRRHQNDRPEGDRILILEDTDHDGVVDTTKVFYQGRDIDSALGLCVLGNRILVSAAPYVLEFIDENGDDVPDRKSQILTKTGQPQHDHSVHSFVFGPDGKLYFNFGNTGQQLCDSAGNPILDRWGRKINDSGTPYRQGMVFRCNEDLSDMEVLGHNFRNNYEVAVDSFGSLWQSDNDDDGNRATRINFVMEFGNYGYVDEATGAGWQAERTNWESEIPQRHWHLNDPGVVPTMLITGAGSPTGITVYEGSLLPERYRNQVIHTDAGPNVVRAYVAQKEGAGYSATIEDIIVGEFDRWFRPADVSVAPDGSLFVSDWYDPGVGGHNMEDMERGRLFRVAPPKTPYRVPTYDFRTAEGAIEALKSPNNSARYMAFKALTGMAQQAVPSLQSMAKDPNPRYRARALWILARIQSPKQIVDQAASDTDPNVRITGIRIARQHRLPTNEFVPTLLDDSDTAVLRELCVALREDKSKEGPSYWSKLAARFDGKDRWYLEALGIAAMDRWDECIDAWLATKPDMASASSRGIVWRARGSKGAGLQIAALQSPSLPDSQISPMLRTLDFQEKSAREKGIESLLNAMKASPASERTDSLVVEGLLRTDRVANDLDPLLLASVARYVERMGDDPAQLRVLRKVRVPRLDALILERAAAWGATSQGLQALEIYATDAKNRQSLLNRLASDKPTELDLSIARIVSLGTKREWLELQRSLLESDTATKGVKAEAAIALARNKSTQPFILELAKKQAIPSEALGLVASTLRSSSEASIREEAQKLFPKAEGSQKELPSIDQLVKRRGNADRGKGIYFGAATCSQCHIVGNDGKNVGPNLSEIGSKLSKDAMYLSILAPSAGISHAYEAYALRTDEDEVITGLLVSETAQSITLKDAKGIEHTVARPNVDEFKKQDKSLMPENLHELVSDQGLVDLVEYLTTLQKAK, translated from the coding sequence TGGTCTTCATCGCCGGCCGTCAGAGCCATGACTACGGGTCGCATGAGCATTTTGCAGGTTCCAAGATTCTCGCGGAGGTGGTCGAGAACTCGGATTCCAATGTCCGCTGTACCGTCATGCGAAACGGTTGGCCTGAAGACGACAGGTTGCTCGATCAAGCCGACGCCATTGTGATCTACTCCGATGGCGGGGGCGGACATCCCTCTTTGCCGCACCTGCCGCGGCTTCAAAAGCAGATGGAACGGGGAGCGGGGTTCGTCTGTATTCATTATGCAGTCGAGGTTCCCAAGGATCGCGGCGGGCCCGAGTTTCTCAAGTGGCTGGGTGGGTATTTTGAAACGAACTGGTCTGTGAATCCCCATTGGGATGCGAAGTTCGACACGTTACCCAAGCATCCGATCACCACAGGAGTGAAGCCTTTCGAAACCCGAGATGAATGGTACTTCCACATGCGATTCCCCGAGGGCATGAAGGGAGTCACACCGATCCTTTCCGCCGTTGCTCCCGAGCACACCATGTCGAGGCCCGATGGTCCTCACAGCGGAAATCCAGACGTCCGCAAAGAGGTCGCGATGAAAGTGCCGCAGCATGTCGCGTGGGCTACAGAGCGTCCCGATGGCGGTCGTTCGTTCGGGTTCACCGGCGGACATTTCCACTGGAATTGGGGCCGCACCGAACAGACCAAACTGGTTGCCAACGCCATTCTCTGGACGGCAAAAGCAAAGATCCCTGATGAGGGGGCGGTGGTTGCACCGAAGTCGGTGGAGCAACTCAAAGAGAATCAGGACGAGACGGTTCCGGGAGGCTTCGATCCGAAAAAGATCGCGGAATCATTTCGATTGACGTCCGCACCGGTTGCTGGATCCGACAAGGCTTCGGTCGCAAAGCTTCTCTTCTCAACGGATACCTTGACCAGCAAAACACCTGGACATCGCGTCGATGCAGCGGTCGACATTCGAGGCGTCAAAAAGCTTTATTTGATCGTGTCATCGGGACGCGATGGAATGGCATGCGACTGGTCGAACTGGGTGGAACCGAAGTTGGCCGGTCCTTCTGGCGAAAAGTCATTGCTCGACCTGAATTGGTTTACGGGGTCGGCAGAATGGGGAGAGCCGCGCAAGAATGCGAACGCGGAAGGAGGGGCAATGCAGGTCGGGGGCCGAATCGTTTCCGGCATCGGAACGCACGCGTTCAGCGTGATCGGATTCGATCTTCCTGCTGGTTACGAGACCTTCAAAGCGGGTTGCGCGCTCGACGACGGGGGCGTTTCGCAGCAGAACGGGCAGACAACTTCGGTGCGGTTTCATGTTGCAGCGGAAGGGGTTCCCGATGGAATCAATGATTGGGGCAGGAACGGATCGGTGCAGGCTGTGGATCGAACGCCCGACAAAGCCGTCGCGGGGTTACAAGTAGCCGATGGGCTCCAAGCATCCTTGGCTGCATCGGAGCCCATGCTAAAGAGCCTCACGAATATTGACATCGACCATCGCGGACGAATTTGGGTTTGCGAAGTGGTGAATTATCGCCGCCACCAAAACGATCGACCGGAAGGAGATCGAATTCTTATTTTGGAAGACACCGATCACGACGGTGTCGTGGATACGACCAAGGTCTTTTATCAGGGACGCGATATCGACTCCGCCCTCGGATTGTGTGTCCTCGGTAATCGAATCCTCGTGAGTGCGGCACCTTACGTACTGGAGTTCATCGATGAAAACGGAGATGACGTGCCCGATCGAAAGTCTCAGATCTTGACCAAAACGGGGCAACCCCAGCACGATCACTCGGTGCACTCCTTTGTTTTTGGGCCCGACGGGAAGCTCTATTTCAATTTTGGGAACACCGGTCAACAACTTTGCGATTCCGCGGGAAACCCGATCTTGGATCGATGGGGAAGGAAGATTAACGACTCCGGTACCCCCTATCGCCAAGGGATGGTATTCCGATGCAATGAAGATTTGAGCGACATGGAAGTTCTCGGGCATAACTTTCGAAATAACTACGAAGTTGCCGTCGACTCGTTCGGTTCGCTGTGGCAATCGGATAACGACGACGATGGAAACCGTGCGACGCGGATCAATTTCGTGATGGAGTTTGGCAATTACGGCTATGTGGACGAGGCCACGGGTGCCGGCTGGCAGGCAGAGCGAACCAACTGGGAGTCAGAGATCCCACAACGGCATTGGCACCTCAACGATCCCGGCGTGGTTCCGACCATGTTGATCACCGGGGCGGGATCGCCAACCGGGATAACCGTATACGAGGGCTCGCTGCTTCCTGAACGCTATCGCAATCAGGTCATTCACACCGATGCGGGGCCGAATGTGGTGAGAGCTTATGTCGCTCAAAAAGAAGGGGCGGGTTACTCGGCTACGATTGAGGACATCATTGTCGGCGAGTTCGATCGATGGTTTCGGCCTGCGGACGTATCGGTCGCGCCCGACGGATCACTCTTCGTATCCGATTGGTATGACCCAGGAGTAGGCGGACACAATATGGAGGACATGGAGCGAGGAAGATTGTTCCGTGTAGCTCCTCCGAAGACACCTTACCGAGTTCCTACCTATGACTTTCGCACGGCCGAGGGAGCCATCGAGGCGTTGAAGAGTCCCAACAATTCGGCTAGGTATATGGCCTTCAAAGCCTTGACCGGCATGGCACAGCAAGCCGTCCCATCGTTGCAATCGATGGCAAAGGATCCCAACCCTCGCTATCGCGCTCGTGCACTTTGGATTCTGGCTCGCATCCAGTCTCCCAAGCAGATTGTCGATCAAGCGGCGAGTGACACCGATCCGAATGTGAGGATCACCGGTATTCGTATCGCTAGACAGCATCGCTTGCCAACGAACGAATTCGTTCCAACTTTGTTGGACGATTCCGATACAGCGGTTCTTCGCGAACTATGTGTTGCATTGCGCGAAGACAAATCGAAAGAGGGACCCAGCTACTGGTCAAAATTGGCGGCTCGATTCGATGGCAAGGACCGATGGTATTTAGAGGCCTTGGGGATCGCTGCGATGGATCGATGGGACGAGTGCATCGATGCTTGGTTGGCCACCAAACCGGATATGGCCTCCGCATCGTCTCGTGGTATCGTGTGGCGGGCGCGCGGTAGCAAAGGAGCAGGACTGCAAATTGCAGCCCTGCAATCACCGAGCCTTCCCGATTCACAAATCTCGCCGATGCTCCGCACTCTGGACTTCCAAGAGAAAAGCGCTCGCGAAAAGGGCATCGAATCTCTTTTGAACGCGATGAAAGCTTCGCCGGCGAGCGAACGAACCGATTCACTGGTTGTCGAGGGTCTTTTGCGAACCGATCGCGTTGCGAACGATCTGGATCCTCTCCTTCTCGCGAGTGTCGCACGGTATGTCGAACGGATGGGGGATGATCCTGCTCAATTGCGGGTTTTGCGGAAGGTACGAGTCCCGCGTTTAGACGCGTTGATTCTGGAACGAGCGGCCGCTTGGGGGGCCACTTCCCAGGGATTGCAAGCGCTCGAAATTTACGCGACGGATGCCAAGAATCGCCAGTCCCTATTGAATCGGCTTGCTTCCGACAAGCCGACCGAACTGGATTTGTCGATTGCCCGAATCGTTTCCTTGGGAACAAAGCGTGAATGGCTGGAACTGCAACGATCGCTCTTGGAGTCCGATACCGCGACCAAAGGAGTGAAGGCGGAGGCGGCCATCGCATTGGCTCGTAACAAGAGCACGCAACCCTTTATCTTAGAGCTGGCGAAAAAGCAGGCCATTCCGTCGGAAGCACTGGGATTGGTTGCGAGCACCCTGAGAAGCTCGAGCGAAGCGTCGATACGAGAGGAAGCTCAAAAGCTATTTCCCAAGGCCGAAGGGTCCCAGAAAGAATTACCTTCGATCGACCAATTGGTGAAGCGAAGAGGAAATGCGGATCGAGGAAAAGGGATCTACTTTGGTGCAGCGACCTGTTCACAATGCCATATCGTTGGAAACGATGGGAAGAATGTCGGCCCGAACTTGAGTGAGATTGGGAGCAAACTTTCGAAGGACGCGATGTACTTGTCCATTTTGGCCCCCAGCGCGGGGATAAGTCACGCGTACGAAGCCTACGCCCTCCGGACGGACGAGGATGAAGTGATCACGGGGTTGCTCGTATCGGAAACCGCGCAATCGATCACCCTGAAGGACGCAAAGGGGATCGAGCACACGGTCGCGCGGCCTAATGTTGATGAATTCAAGAAGCAAGACAAGTCGCTCATGCCCGAAAACCTTCATGAACTGGTTTCGGATCAAGGACTCGTGGATCTCGTCGAGTACCTCACGACGCTGCAAAAGGCAAAGTGA
- a CDS encoding PQQ-binding-like beta-propeller repeat protein has protein sequence MNTKLRSKVRVALLSSLAYLVMTPFSPSSIGEERDWPNWRGPLGNGASLDATPPTSWGRDKNIAWKTPLDGMGSSTPIVWGNQIFILTAIRTDKTEVIQTSRPFVERDLEFQTVEPPKQLPPRANDGKPAQPSNPPGGADRPGPPRPRVATAGVYDPETANTESRPNNRGSALPGGGRLSKPRPNNVYQFLVSSYDLESGKKLWQTTVTEELPHEGGHGTNNFASASPVTDGKHLYIFFGSRGIFCLDLQGKVIWNADLGEQVTRNEFGEGASAALYKDYLIVPWDHEADSFIAALDPKSGDLKWKTARAERTNWCTPIVVEHRGVEQVIMNGRTVRSYNLRDGSLIWECGGQTENPIPTPFIHEGKVIATTGFRGAACYAISLDAKGDVSQSKDFVKWTYHQNTPYVPSATLYKGQVYFLSENKNILTSLDASTGMPVFARSRINGLDTIYSSIGAAADKLYVTGRNGTTVVMKAGAEPEILATNELGEEIDASPVFIGKRLLLRSAGHLYCIQE, from the coding sequence ATGAACACAAAACTTCGGTCAAAAGTCCGAGTCGCCCTCCTTTCGAGCCTCGCCTACCTGGTCATGACCCCTTTCTCGCCAAGCTCGATCGGGGAAGAGCGAGATTGGCCCAATTGGCGCGGACCGCTCGGAAATGGTGCATCCCTCGATGCCACACCTCCTACGTCCTGGGGGCGTGACAAGAACATCGCTTGGAAAACCCCCCTCGATGGCATGGGGAGCTCGACCCCTATCGTTTGGGGGAATCAAATCTTCATTCTCACTGCGATCAGAACCGACAAAACAGAAGTGATTCAAACATCACGCCCTTTTGTGGAACGCGATCTGGAATTCCAAACGGTTGAACCACCCAAACAGCTTCCACCCCGTGCCAACGACGGCAAACCCGCCCAACCATCGAATCCACCCGGGGGTGCTGATCGCCCCGGACCTCCCCGCCCTCGAGTTGCAACCGCCGGGGTTTACGATCCTGAGACGGCAAATACCGAATCTCGACCCAACAACCGCGGCTCCGCCCTTCCAGGAGGAGGACGGCTATCCAAACCTCGTCCGAACAATGTTTATCAATTCTTGGTCTCTTCCTACGACCTCGAATCCGGAAAGAAGCTTTGGCAAACAACCGTGACCGAAGAACTGCCTCATGAAGGTGGGCACGGCACCAACAACTTCGCATCCGCATCACCTGTGACCGACGGAAAGCACTTGTACATATTCTTCGGTTCGCGAGGGATTTTTTGCCTCGATCTGCAAGGAAAAGTGATCTGGAACGCCGATCTGGGTGAACAAGTCACTCGCAATGAATTCGGTGAAGGGGCATCCGCAGCTCTCTATAAAGACTACCTTATCGTTCCCTGGGACCACGAAGCAGACTCGTTCATCGCTGCACTCGATCCAAAGTCCGGCGACTTGAAATGGAAAACGGCGCGTGCGGAACGAACAAACTGGTGCACCCCCATCGTGGTGGAACACCGCGGCGTCGAGCAAGTCATCATGAACGGGAGAACGGTCCGAAGCTACAACCTCCGAGATGGAAGCTTGATCTGGGAATGCGGCGGACAAACAGAAAATCCGATCCCCACCCCGTTTATCCACGAAGGAAAGGTCATTGCGACCACCGGCTTCCGGGGCGCTGCATGCTACGCAATTTCGCTGGACGCAAAGGGTGATGTTTCCCAAAGCAAGGACTTCGTGAAGTGGACCTACCACCAGAACACTCCCTACGTCCCGTCGGCCACGCTCTATAAGGGCCAAGTCTACTTTCTCTCGGAAAACAAAAACATCTTGACCTCGTTGGACGCCTCGACTGGAATGCCTGTGTTCGCCCGTAGCCGGATCAATGGCCTCGATACGATCTATTCCTCGATCGGTGCCGCGGCGGACAAACTCTATGTGACCGGACGAAACGGTACGACGGTGGTGATGAAAGCAGGCGCGGAACCTGAGATCTTGGCGACCAACGAACTCGGCGAAGAAATCGACGCGTCCCCGGTTTTCATCGGCAAACGTTTGCTGCTTCGCAGCGCTGGACACCTTTACTGCATCCAGGAATAA
- the mnmG gene encoding tRNA uridine-5-carboxymethylaminomethyl(34) synthesis enzyme MnmG codes for MNRYEYDVIVVGAGHAGTEAAAAAARLGARVVLLTGNLDTVGQMSCNPAIGGVAKGQIVREIDALGGLMGSAIDKTGIQFRLLNSRKGPAMHSPRAQADKKAYQFEIKRVIEETSGLDLRQELVEELLTEDSASGTNGNRRILGVRVRGDAFYYARSVVLTTGTFLQAIMHTGEAKTPGGRAGEGTTSGISHTLASLGFRIERFKTGTPARLNSRTIDYSKTEIQPGDESPQPFSYLTESLPEPQVPCWITYTNHEVHELIRANLHRAPMYSGQIQSTGPRYCPSIEDKVVRFADRDRHQLFLEPEGRNTCEVYVNGISTSLPRDVQDKMLRMIPGLEKAQIMRYGYAVEYDFCPPDQLNPWLETKAVEGLFFAGQLNGTTGYEEAAAQGLIAGASAALRTQGKDGFTITRDAAYMGVLVDDLVTCGVDEPYRMFTSRAEYRMMLRQDNADRRLTELGYQIGLVDEMRYTVYQKKLADIQRANEAVRSLRIGDVPGDKYLRRPEVTWSDMVEQFPETLGDFSKEIAEQVENDIKYSGYIARQQVQVERQNRMADKAIPVDFNYEAIISLRAEARQKLCRIRPINLDQASRISGITPADISLVLAYIENPKLRGRANSNAESFPTDA; via the coding sequence ATGAATCGTTACGAATACGATGTAATCGTTGTGGGTGCAGGGCATGCCGGAACCGAGGCAGCTGCGGCGGCTGCACGCCTCGGAGCACGCGTGGTTCTGCTGACGGGGAATTTGGACACCGTCGGGCAAATGAGTTGCAACCCTGCCATCGGCGGTGTGGCTAAAGGACAGATTGTACGGGAGATCGATGCCCTCGGGGGATTGATGGGATCCGCCATCGATAAGACCGGCATCCAGTTCCGATTGCTGAACAGTCGCAAGGGTCCGGCGATGCACTCCCCGCGCGCGCAGGCTGACAAGAAAGCCTACCAGTTCGAAATCAAACGGGTGATTGAGGAGACGTCCGGTCTGGATTTGCGACAGGAACTGGTCGAAGAGCTTCTGACAGAAGATTCAGCCTCGGGTACAAACGGCAACCGACGTATCTTGGGTGTCCGAGTTCGAGGAGACGCTTTCTATTATGCTCGGTCGGTCGTTCTCACCACCGGGACATTTTTACAAGCCATAATGCACACAGGAGAAGCGAAGACTCCCGGAGGCCGAGCCGGTGAAGGAACGACGTCGGGTATCAGTCATACCCTCGCATCGCTTGGTTTCCGGATCGAGCGATTCAAAACGGGAACGCCCGCTCGATTGAACAGCCGCACCATCGACTACTCCAAGACGGAGATTCAACCAGGCGATGAATCCCCCCAACCCTTTTCGTATCTGACAGAAAGCCTCCCTGAACCCCAGGTCCCATGCTGGATTACTTACACCAACCATGAAGTGCATGAGCTCATCCGAGCTAATCTCCATCGAGCGCCGATGTATTCGGGGCAGATCCAGTCAACGGGCCCGCGCTACTGTCCCTCCATCGAAGACAAAGTAGTGCGATTCGCCGATCGAGACCGCCACCAATTATTCCTAGAGCCCGAAGGCAGGAATACGTGCGAAGTCTACGTGAACGGCATCTCAACGTCGCTACCCCGAGATGTTCAAGACAAAATGTTGCGCATGATTCCAGGCTTGGAGAAAGCTCAGATCATGCGATATGGATACGCGGTGGAGTACGACTTTTGCCCACCGGATCAGCTCAATCCTTGGCTAGAAACCAAGGCGGTCGAAGGTCTTTTCTTCGCGGGTCAGCTCAACGGAACGACGGGATACGAAGAAGCGGCCGCACAAGGGTTGATCGCTGGGGCCAGCGCGGCTCTTCGCACGCAGGGAAAGGACGGATTCACCATCACTCGAGATGCCGCCTATATGGGTGTATTGGTAGATGATTTGGTGACCTGCGGTGTCGATGAGCCTTATCGCATGTTCACGAGCCGCGCGGAATATCGGATGATGCTTCGGCAAGACAACGCAGATCGAAGACTGACGGAGTTGGGGTACCAGATCGGTTTGGTCGACGAAATGCGCTACACCGTTTATCAGAAAAAGCTCGCGGACATTCAGCGTGCGAATGAAGCTGTGCGCAGCCTCCGGATCGGAGACGTTCCTGGCGATAAGTACTTGCGACGTCCCGAGGTGACTTGGTCCGACATGGTCGAGCAGTTTCCAGAAACCCTGGGGGACTTCTCGAAAGAAATTGCCGAGCAAGTCGAGAATGACATCAAGTACTCCGGATACATCGCTCGCCAGCAAGTGCAGGTCGAACGTCAAAACCGGATGGCGGATAAAGCGATCCCCGTGGACTTCAACTACGAAGCAATAATCAGCTTGAGAGCGGAAGCGAGACAAAAGCTATGTCGGATTCGCCCGATCAACCTCGACCAGGCGAGTCGGATCAGCGGAATCACCCCCGCGGATATCAGTTTGGTGTTGGCTTACATTGAAAACCCCAAACTCCGCGGGCGTGCGAATAGCAACGCGGAATCTTTTCCGACGGACGCTTGA